From Clostridiaceae bacterium, a single genomic window includes:
- the ligA gene encoding NAD-dependent DNA ligase LigA, producing the protein MRDDPLKRIEELREIISYHDYKYYVEDNPEISDHEYDALYRELEELESQFPQYASPLSPTQRVGGKPLEGFQKVFHTIQMGSLQDVFSEGELYAFDRRVREALQEKVEYVVERKIDGLSVSLEYENGLFVRGATRGDGLIGEDITQNLKTIKSIPMVLKEKLPQLIVRGEVFISKNDFIKLNEAQEEAGMPLFANPRNAAAGSLRQLDPKITAGRKLDIFVFNIQKVEGRTFATHSETLEFMKSAGLKVIPGYKVVGSIEEAIEELKLIGDQRGELPYEIDGAVIKVNSLRQREILGSTTKTPKWAVAYKYPAEKKQTKIKQIWVNVGRTGVLTPNALLEPVRLAGTTVSRATLHNMDYIKQKDIRVGDTVWVQKAGDIIPEVLDVVFTERTGEETEFQMPEKCPVCGAQVEREEGEAAYRCIGIECPAQLSRSIIHFASRDAMNIEGLGPANVKVLLDGGFIQGIGDLYYLHEKREELEKIQRMGKKSVQNLLNSIEASKNNDIDRLIYGFGIRNIGLRAAQLLSQNFESIDALSKASVEDIVKIPEFGEKMANSVVTFFKQEQTADTISKLRNAGVNLRSLGKKEIKDNRFEGYTFVLTGTLPTLTRAQATEIIESFGGKVSGSVSKKTSYVLAGEDAGSKLDKAKTLGIRIIDEEEFRKMIST; encoded by the coding sequence ATGCGGGATGATCCATTAAAAAGAATAGAGGAATTACGAGAGATAATAAGCTACCATGATTATAAATATTATGTAGAAGATAATCCTGAAATAAGTGACCATGAATATGACGCACTGTACAGGGAACTGGAGGAACTTGAAAGCCAGTTTCCCCAGTATGCTTCACCGCTTTCTCCTACTCAGAGAGTGGGGGGAAAGCCTCTTGAAGGTTTCCAGAAGGTATTTCATACGATACAAATGGGAAGCCTTCAGGATGTTTTTAGTGAGGGAGAGCTTTATGCCTTTGACAGGAGAGTTAGAGAAGCCCTTCAGGAAAAGGTCGAGTATGTTGTTGAAAGAAAGATTGACGGGCTATCTGTATCACTTGAATATGAAAACGGGTTATTTGTAAGAGGAGCTACAAGAGGAGATGGACTAATAGGAGAAGATATCACCCAGAACCTCAAGACAATAAAGTCCATTCCCATGGTGTTAAAAGAAAAATTGCCTCAGCTTATTGTAAGGGGCGAGGTTTTTATATCTAAAAATGATTTTATTAAACTGAACGAAGCCCAGGAAGAAGCAGGAATGCCCCTCTTTGCCAATCCAAGGAATGCGGCTGCAGGATCTCTGAGACAATTGGACCCTAAAATAACTGCCGGAAGAAAGCTGGATATATTTGTATTTAACATACAGAAAGTAGAAGGAAGAACCTTTGCCACTCATTCTGAAACATTGGAGTTTATGAAAAGTGCAGGATTAAAAGTCATTCCGGGGTATAAGGTTGTAGGCAGTATAGAAGAAGCTATAGAGGAGTTGAAACTTATAGGGGATCAACGAGGAGAACTGCCTTATGAAATAGACGGAGCGGTAATAAAAGTTAACTCTCTCAGGCAGAGAGAGATACTGGGAAGTACTACGAAAACTCCTAAATGGGCTGTTGCATATAAATACCCGGCGGAAAAGAAGCAGACCAAAATAAAACAGATTTGGGTAAATGTTGGCCGGACAGGCGTTTTAACACCGAATGCCCTATTAGAACCTGTTCGCCTCGCAGGAACAACTGTAAGCAGGGCTACTTTGCACAATATGGACTATATAAAGCAGAAAGATATAAGAGTAGGGGATACTGTCTGGGTTCAGAAGGCCGGTGATATTATTCCTGAAGTCTTGGATGTGGTGTTTACAGAAAGGACAGGGGAGGAAACAGAGTTCCAGATGCCGGAAAAATGCCCTGTCTGCGGAGCTCAAGTCGAGAGGGAAGAAGGGGAAGCGGCTTACAGATGTATAGGAATAGAATGTCCTGCCCAGCTTTCCAGAAGTATTATTCATTTTGCATCAAGAGACGCTATGAACATTGAGGGACTTGGCCCGGCAAATGTGAAGGTTTTACTTGATGGGGGCTTTATACAGGGAATTGGAGATTTATATTACCTCCATGAAAAGAGAGAAGAACTTGAAAAAATACAGCGGATGGGTAAGAAGTCGGTTCAAAATCTTCTAAACTCAATAGAAGCTTCAAAGAACAATGATATTGACAGATTAATTTATGGGTTTGGAATTAGAAATATAGGTTTGAGGGCGGCGCAACTCCTAAGCCAGAATTTTGAGTCAATAGATGCCCTTTCAAAGGCTTCAGTCGAAGATATAGTAAAAATACCTGAGTTTGGAGAAAAGATGGCCAACAGCGTTGTAACATTCTTTAAACAAGAACAAACTGCAGATACTATATCTAAACTTCGGAATGCAGGTGTAAATTTAAGAAGCCTTGGAAAAAAGGAAATCAAGGATAACAGGTTTGAAGGATATACATTTGTGCTGACAGGAACTTTGCCCACATTAACCAGGGCACAAGCTACAGAAATTATAGAGTCATTTGGAGGAAAAGTATCTGGAAGTGTTTCCAAAAAGACCAGTTATGTGCTTGCAGGGGAAGATGCAGGAAGCAAACTAGATAAAGCAAAAACCCTGGGAATAAGGATAATTGATGAAGAAGAATTCAGGAAAATGATCTCAACTTAA
- a CDS encoding glutamate--tRNA ligase: MAAEIRTRFAPSPTGYMHIGNLRTALYEYLIAKKFGGKFILRIEDTDQERYIEGATDVIYNTLKMAGLQHDEGPDIGGPYGPYVQSERKDIYIKWAKKLVELGGAYYCFCSKERLAEKKAECEAAGQVYKYDRHCLGLSKEEVEEKLAKGEPYVIRQKMPDTGTTSFEDAVYGTITVENSTLEDQILIKSDGLPTYNFANVIDDHLMKITHVVRGNEYLSSAPKYNLLYEAFGWEIPTYVHVPLILKSSGQKLSKRAGDPSFEDLISMGYLVEAIINYVALLGWSPGGTQEIFSLKELEGVFDIKGISKSPAIFDINKLNWMNGEYIRKLSPEKFHELAKPYYKGLPEDKIDLFKVSKLLQPRTEVLNTIPDNIDFLKELPDYDISIYINKKMKTTLENSLTSLREALIVLEKLDEWNNDTIWEALIAKANEMGIKNSQILWPVRTAVSGKQVTPGGATELAEVLGKEETLRRIRIGFEKLENSI, from the coding sequence ATGGCTGCAGAAATTAGAACCAGATTTGCACCCAGTCCAACGGGGTATATGCATATTGGAAATTTGAGAACAGCTTTATATGAATATCTGATAGCTAAGAAATTTGGTGGGAAATTTATTCTCAGAATTGAAGATACAGATCAGGAAAGATACATAGAAGGAGCTACAGATGTTATATATAACACTTTAAAAATGGCAGGACTCCAGCATGACGAGGGTCCTGATATTGGTGGCCCCTATGGCCCTTATGTACAAAGTGAGAGGAAAGATATTTATATTAAATGGGCAAAAAAGCTTGTTGAACTAGGTGGAGCCTATTATTGCTTCTGCTCGAAAGAAAGGCTTGCTGAAAAGAAAGCTGAATGTGAAGCTGCAGGGCAGGTATATAAATATGATAGGCACTGTCTTGGCCTTTCCAAAGAAGAGGTTGAAGAAAAGCTGGCAAAAGGAGAGCCCTATGTGATAAGGCAGAAAATGCCGGACACTGGAACAACCAGTTTTGAGGATGCTGTTTATGGGACAATCACTGTTGAGAACAGCACTCTGGAAGACCAGATTCTGATTAAATCAGACGGACTTCCTACATATAATTTTGCCAATGTAATCGATGACCATCTTATGAAGATCACTCATGTTGTAAGGGGCAATGAATATCTGTCCTCTGCTCCTAAATACAACCTGTTATATGAAGCCTTTGGTTGGGAAATTCCTACTTACGTACATGTACCTCTAATACTAAAGTCTTCGGGACAGAAGCTGAGCAAGCGGGCAGGAGACCCGTCCTTTGAAGATCTGATATCCATGGGTTATCTTGTAGAAGCAATTATTAATTATGTAGCTTTATTAGGCTGGAGTCCCGGGGGAACCCAGGAGATATTTTCCCTTAAGGAGCTTGAAGGAGTCTTTGACATAAAGGGTATTAGTAAATCACCGGCTATCTTTGATATAAATAAACTTAACTGGATGAATGGAGAATATATCAGAAAACTAAGTCCGGAAAAGTTCCATGAGCTTGCTAAGCCGTATTATAAAGGATTGCCTGAAGATAAAATAGATCTATTTAAAGTAAGCAAGCTGCTTCAGCCGAGGACCGAGGTGTTGAATACTATACCTGACAATATTGATTTTCTTAAAGAGTTACCGGATTATGATATTTCCATTTATATTAACAAGAAGATGAAGACTACGCTGGAAAACTCCTTAACCAGCCTTAGAGAGGCACTTATTGTTTTAGAAAAATTGGATGAATGGAATAACGATACTATTTGGGAAGCCCTTATAGCAAAAGCAAATGAAATGGGAATTAAAAATAGCCAGATACTCTGGCCGGTTCGTACTGCTGTTTCAGGAAAGCAGGTTACTCCCGGAGGAGCCACAGAACTGGCAGAGGTTCTTGGTAAAGAGGAAACATTAAGAAGGATACGCATAGGTTTTGAAAAGCTTGAAAACTCTATTTAG
- a CDS encoding glutamine--tRNA ligase/YqeY domain fusion protein, giving the protein MVDNENIKNSEANNADSKVNAISTSFIQDIIDRDKETGKYGGRVHTRFPPEPNGYLHIGHAKSICLNFGIAAFNGGLTNLRFDDTNPVKEEVEYVESIKEDVRWLGFDWDDRLYYASDYFEKMYEFAEQLIKAGKAYVCDLSAEEIRQYRGTLTEPGKESPYRNRSVEENLDLFRRMRAGEFPDGSRVLRAKIDMASPNLNMRDPVLYRILRATHHRTGDKWCIYPMYDFAHPISDYLEGITHSICTLEFEDHRPLYDWVLESLGFEERPQQIEFARLNLNYTVMSKRKLLQLVKEKYVSGWDDPRMPTISGLRRRGYTPEAIRDFCDRIGVAKTNSIVDIALLEHCIREDLNARAPRVMAVLNPLRVVIDNYPEGQVEWFDAEINPENPDMGSRKVPFSKVVYIEKEDFMEDPPKKFFRLSPGREVRLKHAYYITCNSVVKDENENIVELHCTYDPESRGGWNPDGRKVKGTLHWVSEAHALNAEVRLYDNLFTVPNPGEEKEGVDFTSYINKDSLITLTNCKIEPSLANVSVGDRFQFLRMGYFCVDKDSSEGKLVFNRIVGLKDTWAKIESKEGK; this is encoded by the coding sequence ATGGTGGATAATGAAAACATTAAAAATTCAGAAGCTAATAATGCTGATAGTAAAGTAAACGCGATTTCTACCAGTTTTATACAAGATATAATTGACCGTGATAAAGAAACCGGTAAATATGGAGGAAGGGTTCATACCAGGTTTCCTCCTGAACCAAATGGTTATCTTCATATAGGTCATGCCAAATCCATATGCCTTAATTTTGGCATTGCTGCTTTTAATGGAGGTCTTACTAATCTCAGATTTGATGATACCAACCCTGTAAAAGAAGAAGTGGAGTACGTGGAATCCATTAAGGAAGATGTCCGCTGGCTGGGTTTTGACTGGGACGACAGGTTATATTATGCATCAGATTATTTTGAAAAAATGTATGAATTTGCTGAACAGCTTATAAAAGCCGGCAAGGCTTATGTATGTGACTTGTCTGCAGAGGAAATAAGGCAGTACAGAGGTACTCTCACTGAACCTGGTAAAGAAAGCCCCTACCGTAACCGGTCAGTTGAGGAAAACCTGGACCTTTTCAGGCGCATGCGGGCAGGAGAATTTCCCGATGGTTCCCGTGTGTTAAGAGCAAAAATTGATATGGCCTCCCCTAATCTTAACATGAGGGATCCTGTCCTTTACAGAATTTTGAGGGCAACTCATCATAGGACGGGTGATAAATGGTGTATATATCCAATGTACGATTTCGCTCACCCCATTTCAGATTATTTGGAAGGCATAACTCACTCCATTTGTACTTTGGAATTTGAGGACCACCGTCCTCTCTATGACTGGGTACTTGAATCCCTTGGGTTTGAAGAGCGTCCCCAGCAGATTGAATTTGCCCGTCTCAACCTAAACTACACAGTTATGAGTAAGCGTAAGCTGCTGCAGCTTGTTAAAGAAAAATATGTATCAGGTTGGGATGATCCAAGAATGCCCACAATTTCAGGCCTGAGAAGACGCGGATATACTCCTGAAGCAATAAGGGATTTTTGTGACCGTATTGGTGTTGCAAAAACCAACAGCATAGTAGATATTGCACTGCTTGAACATTGTATCCGTGAGGACCTGAATGCCAGAGCTCCCCGTGTAATGGCTGTTCTGAATCCACTCAGAGTGGTAATAGATAATTATCCTGAAGGCCAGGTAGAATGGTTCGATGCGGAGATCAACCCGGAGAATCCTGATATGGGAAGCAGGAAGGTGCCTTTTTCTAAAGTAGTATATATTGAGAAGGAAGATTTCATGGAGGACCCACCCAAGAAATTCTTCAGGCTGTCTCCAGGACGGGAAGTAAGGCTTAAGCATGCATATTATATTACCTGCAACAGTGTGGTAAAAGATGAAAATGAGAATATTGTGGAACTTCATTGCACTTATGATCCGGAATCCAGAGGCGGATGGAATCCGGACGGCCGAAAGGTTAAAGGAACCCTCCACTGGGTATCTGAAGCTCATGCTTTGAATGCTGAGGTTCGCCTTTATGACAATTTATTTACCGTTCCAAATCCGGGTGAAGAAAAAGAAGGCGTTGATTTTACATCTTATATTAATAAAGACTCACTGATTACTCTGACCAACTGCAAGATTGAGCCCTCCCTGGCAAATGTCAGTGTAGGTGACAGATTCCAGTTTTTAAGAATGGGATATTTTTGCGTTGATAAGGACTCCAGTGAAGGCAAGCTGGTGTTCAACCGGATTGTAGGGCTTAAAGATACCTGGGCTAAAATTGAGTCTAAAGAAGGAAAATAA